One Sporomusaceae bacterium ACPt DNA window includes the following coding sequences:
- the gltR_2 gene encoding HTH-type transcriptional regulator GltR: protein MEIRQLKTFMSIVKLGNFSQAAQFLGYTQSTVTTHIQLLEKELNTVLFERFGHQLMLTTDGERLYDYADRITKLAEDAKNQLDNFDVPRGPLIVGMPESLCVYHLTELLKEYASLYPDVELKLKFGIGSDFRMLLRKNMMDLAFFLEENIKDSDLVSEFLWPEPIVMLASPGHPLAKLECVQAKDLREQTLIFTESGSNYRTVLEESLAKAAVRPRTVLEICQIQTIKQFVISSLGITVLPLVAAKEELAAGMLVALPWQGPDFNTNAHLVYHKDKWLSRTIQSFIRLVQERLLK, encoded by the coding sequence TTGGAAATTCGACAATTAAAGACCTTTATGAGTATCGTAAAATTAGGTAACTTCTCACAAGCGGCTCAGTTTCTGGGATATACCCAATCTACAGTGACCACTCATATTCAACTGCTGGAAAAGGAATTAAATACCGTTCTCTTCGAAAGGTTTGGGCATCAGCTCATGCTTACAACCGACGGCGAAAGACTCTATGATTATGCGGACCGAATTACCAAGCTGGCTGAGGATGCCAAAAACCAGCTCGATAATTTCGACGTGCCGCGGGGGCCCCTCATTGTTGGCATGCCGGAGTCGTTGTGCGTATATCATTTGACCGAATTATTAAAAGAATATGCTTCGCTTTATCCGGATGTGGAATTGAAGCTGAAATTTGGTATAGGCAGCGATTTTAGAATGTTATTACGAAAAAATATGATGGATCTTGCTTTTTTTCTGGAAGAGAATATTAAAGATAGCGATCTGGTAAGTGAATTTTTGTGGCCTGAACCTATCGTGATGCTGGCTTCACCAGGGCATCCTCTTGCTAAACTTGAATGTGTACAAGCCAAAGATTTACGGGAGCAGACGCTGATTTTTACCGAGTCAGGCAGCAATTACCGGACCGTGTTGGAAGAAAGTTTGGCGAAGGCTGCTGTTCGTCCCCGCACTGTTCTGGAAATATGCCAAATTCAGACCATAAAACAATTTGTTATCAGCAGCTTAGGTATAACTGTATTGCCATTGGTCGCTGCCAAAGAAGAACTGGCTGCAGGAATGCTGGTTGCTTTACCCTGGCAAGGTCCCGATTTTAATACAAATGCTCACCTGGTTTATCACAAAGACAAATGGCTTTCCCGTACGATACAATCATTTATCAGATTAGTCCAAGAAAGATTGCTGAAATAG